ATTCTCCAGGGTTCTACTATATCACCATGACTTGTACCATTAGTATCTGCAATCCTGTAATTTTAATGTGCATGTAGGTATAAACTCTGTACATCattgtaaaataatgaaatgtaCCATTTTGGAGGGTTGGCTGGATCAACGAAACATGCTCCTGCTTCCACTTTATACCAAGAAGCGTCACATTCGGCCCAGTACATTGCACCGGAACTTTCATCCTCTCCGTAGACACCAGAATCACTAGTTAAGTCAGGATCAAATATACTTCCATCTGTTTCTGGATGCGCTTCTACACCTACCATAGAGCCAACCGAGTGAACAGGACTCCATGCAGCTGGATTTATCTACGTTATTTTAAAGTTTAACTTCAATTCTagtaagaaaaatttatttaattaagtttCCTAGTTTTAATATACCTTGATAGTACTGCCCATTCCTTTTCCAGAAACTACTATAGATTCGCCAGTTTTAGTCAATGATTCATTTGATATAGTTATATTTGCTACGCTAGCTTCACTTAAATCGGCCATATCTAATGAATTTCCAGATCTAAAATTGTATCGATcagtaaataattgttaatatcgCATAATGATAATGTAcataaattagttacaagttTACTTTTTTTCCCCTTCATTTAGGTATATATCCTGGAATGATGTTTGCTGTGGATTTTTAGTCGAGGTACCGTCGTTTGTACGCTGCCATAATTTTAAGGATGTTGGCGTTGGTGCAGAACGAGACTGCTCTTCCCACTCTCTAATTAACGTAGTACCTTCGCTGGTACTATGTGGTCGATTCTATAAATTAAAAGTTTTGGTTTACGTTATTAACAGGAATAAATAAACCAATTACTTGagtgaaaatttttatgaaataggTACCAACGATCCCCAACTTTGATGTCGCTGTTGTTGAGGAGTACCACACATACTATGTCTATTACTTGATAAACTGGCGTTACTACTTGCTCGACTAAGCTGAAGGGGTGcgtttattattttccattttttacCTGTTAATTCCGACCGTGTTATACCAGTACGATAATATAAACCTCGATCTTCGTGACCGATGGCCCAAACCTATtaagtattaaataaattaatatttacacaTTAAGAAACAACATCACTTTTTATAGTAAATTACCTGATCATTCGGAGCAACTGATACTAATGACATCTTACTTATCATTTCTACCCATCCAGTGCCAGTAGCCATTTGTTCACAAACTCCACTCATTTCACCTTTAATGCCTTTTCTAAACCATACACCTCCATCTTGAGTTACAGCCCATACAGCATCTGTTCCTACGCTAACTTGTATTAATTTTAAGTCTTTTTGAGGGGAATCAATTTCTGCCCAATCTTCTCCTACAAAAGTAAGGTGATACAGAAATACTGCTTACAATATTGAtactataattttataataattttataccCATTGGATTTTCTCTAGTAACGCCTGTGCGCACGAGTGCTTTACCGGTCATCAACACAGCCCACACAAGACCAGTTGTTCCAACATGATCTGGCATACCTCGTAACCACTAGCTAATTTTATAGCACTCCACCTTTGCCCTTCAGGACAAGTTGTACTTGTACCAACACGAAACATTACCTATTTAATAAGATTACATTGTAAAATAActaataacatatttaatacAGCAATGCATTTCTAAAAGATTATACCCTTCCATGGGCAGTTACTGCCCAAACTGCTAGGCTTCCAGAACTACTTCCAGGTACTTGATTTCCACCCACAGATATATCAATGAATGGTTCCTGAAAAGGTATTCCAACACTTGAATCAAGAAGCTGCAGGGAAGTatgtacaaatatttatttagcAATGCTATCATTCATAAATTTAGAAATGTCACCTTGGTTGCATCTTTATGAAGAGGTGCAATAGCACACCATGAATTCATGGCACTATATCTTCTATACCGAACCCACTTTCTTCTTCTAACACAGGATTTCCATTGTTTTTTTGTAGTATATGTAGCTGGAAAATCAACTGCGTATGTCCATCCCTACCAAAATATCAGATTCTCTGTGATCATAAGGCTTTGTTTCGATGTTGACAACTGACAACAAATCTACATATAAACAGAAAGTCATAAGAGATACAAcaacaaaagaagaaagtatatcaaaaaaataagaagaacAAAACTTATTGTGTCTTGATTCTAAACATCATAACataaaaactaaaaaaatacaacagaacaattaataaaatcaaaataaaagtTACATTAACAATATAACAGGTACACTTAACATATATAAATGCATCACTTGTGatgatttaataaatttaatcatATTTACATCATGATCCAGTGGTTGGCCATCTAATGTAGTTTCTATTTGCCAATCACCTTCCCACTGCCATGCCATGGATGGTAATTTTACTTTATCTCTACTACGGTCAACTGTACCATCttgattagaaaaattataccTATCTGTAGGTAATAATCTACCACTAAATCCTTCTAAAGGAAGCCAACGCTGTAagattaaaatattagaataatggtacaaaataaaataaaataagaaacagtATGATTCATACATACttcattttcatatatttcttcttttattcttaTAGGTACATCTAAACCATGTACATGTACATATACCTGACGATCTCCACCTATAGCCCACATAAAATGTGGTACTGCAGATAACTGCTTAAATTCAAGACCCAAATACATGAACTCTCTCCACATGTTTCCAGTTGTAGACAATCCAAATACACGCCCTTCATTATTTATAGCATACAAGTGTGAACTTGGCATTTTAATGTTTAACAAATTGTGTTACAGTTTACCTATAAAAACAATGTTAGGATTGTTCAATTTCCAACAGACAACAGTGAATATAATCTTTTTATAACAGTGACATCATACAATTCTGATAATAAAATGTCACCTACCACTTTCCTTCTATTTATAGTATGATAGACTGATTATCTTTCTTGCACTGTAAGTAATATTAGATAACACACATTGTTTTCTCTGGGTAAATGTTTTGATATTTgtggaaaaattaatttataccaAGTTACTTATGCATCGTGTTTTACGTTGTCAATATTATGCATGttacaatataaattatagagTACGATTCAATAAGTTATGCTTGctcgaaataaaaattaaaacgtaTAAATTGTCAGTGTTAAGATTAAAAGCATGCTCTTTAAATGAATCAGAATTGTCATTTATTCCTGCAACTGAATATAGGCAGTCACTACACATCCAAGAAGACTAAAGATACCTTTATTCCCGAGGGAGCATAATTTTGGGATTCTCAGACACCCTAGGCGAGGTAAAGTCTGCATGAGCAGAGTCGGCATGATAGCCGTGCCTGTTTTGCAAAACGACGCAATTATGATTccctttgattttattttttttagaaatcagTCACAAAATCAGCGCAAGCCGGtaaattatcaaaataattgtttgaaaagTTTGTATCGACTAAcctgtattttaaaaagaccgccataCGTTTATTAAATTCGATTCTGGCGCCATCTGTACGAAAACGGCTGAAACTACTCAACGCTTTACCGACAAGGTTCCGATGGGAACACTAGCGCCATCTATCCGAAAGCGGCGGAAACTATTCCGCAAGTAGTTTCAGCGACTTTCTGATAGATGGCGCTAGTGTCCTCCTTGAAATCCTGTCGGTAAAGCGTTGAGTAGTTTCAGCCGTTTTTCGTACAGATGGGGCTAGGAtcgaatttaataaatttatggcggtctttttaaaatacaggTTAGTCGATACAAACTTgttcaaacaattattttgataatttgCCGGTTTGCGCTGATGTAAGGTAGAGCAATATAAttacatttatcatttatacgTGTAAGTAAATAATcttgtttcaaaaatttcagattGTTTGAATTAAAGATTTAATTTGCTGAACTGATTGTGAACGCTCACTAAGAAAGCGTTCAGTTGCACGTGCGACTAACATGAGACCAGAATATATAGGTTAAATAAGACAATTAGAATTTGTAGATTATTCATTAAGGTTTTGTCTATTTGACTGTATTCACATTAGATTATTGTAAACAAAATGGTGGTATTCACTTGTAATAATGTGGTGAATGAACGTTACAAAACCAAAGGTAGCAAGCATTACGAATTTCATTGCCGTAGAACACCCTTCGTATCATGCGTTGATTGTTTTAAAGATTTTCGGTAAGTATTAATAAAAGTAACTGGGAAGTAATATATTCACGTACTAAAATATATCATTAATTACTGTAAGAGGTGAGGAATACGTAGCACACACGAAATGTGTAACTGAAGCTGAACGATATGGAGGAAAGGACTATGTTCCAAAACCTGGAGCAAACAAAGGTGAACGAAAGCAACAAGAATGGATTAATCTAGTAAATAATATGTTAAATAGCGAAACAGATTTTACAAGcgcggaacgaaactttttaaaTGTTTTGGCAAAGTATGATAACATTCCCCGAAAGAAGGCCAAATTTTGGAactttgtaaaaaatattatggGAAATAGAACAAACGCAGCAATAATTGATAGTGTATGGGATAAAATGCAAACAGCTTATCAGAATGATATGCAAAAAACAACAAAACAAGAAAAtggtaaattaatttattgttttattccTGTTTATATTGGCTGcttttaaaatactttatATTGGATATTTAAATAGGTAAGGTCACTGAGAAAGTAGATGACAAGAAAGATGAGGATATACACCAGGAGAATAATGTCATTGAAAAtcaaaacaatgaaaatatttgcaaaGAAAATCAAGCTAATGGTCAACCAAATCAGAGTAATGGATTACATGATAATGACAATACTGCTACTAgtattaagaagaaaaaatcaaagaaaagaaaagtatcTGAAATAATGCAAGAACAAACAGAAGAGCCAGTTTCTAAGAAGAAAGCAAAAATATTCTACAGAAGAAACAGAGGGAAAGTAAAACTGGATTACTTTCGGTACCACCAGTTATCAGTGTAATAAGGGAATTGAAACTTCAAACCCTTCAACTGGAAGATACTATTTTAGACTATAGTAAAAGTAAAGAAGAAATTCCTTAAGAAAATTACAGAAGAAGGTGACTTTCACAATACATGAAATTTTGTTCAGATGCAGTAAACACAAGAAAAGGCATCTAGcaagtttaataaaaaactAAAGAAAGTGTCGGAAGTAGTAATTTCTGATGAAAAAGTAAGACTAGCATAATAGTATTagtaaatataattactaTTATCATAAAGTAATGATTACATTTAAGTACAAGTTTTAAAAACtaaatttattgttttctttttcaacgaGATGAATCATAAAAATTGTTGACAATATCACAGAATTTACCTaagattaataatttatcactaaataaatatgaaatacaaaatgtaatagtaatagtaaacACCTCagcaattattaatataaggttttaaaattgatttacaAACATTTTCCCTAGCAAATTGTATTAAggataacatttttttataagaTTTGTgaataaatgttttaaaactATTTGCTTTAAGGAATTGTGTTTTGGTACTCATTCTTTAAAGGAAGGATTTTTTTGGTATTTTAATAGGAAGAATAACTTGAAACACATAAGTGAAAGTTAATACTTTAACTTGAAATTGGTTGTCATATtaaatattcgaaaatttATCCAAGTACCAAGCATGGTTATTCATAGTAGCTAAAAGACCCCATGTAAGTATTTTGGAATCATTGGGACCAAAACTGATCGATTGTTGGTCAAATAATTGTGTAATTGTACCACCAAGAGCAGTGAGAATTGCAGTGCCTGCACAAATGTCCCACTTCTTTATTGCTGTCATGTGAACATATGCAGTTGCATTTTTACTCACAACTTCTAAAAATTTGTAGCCTAAATACACAATAcattcattaatttataataatgcaCATTGACTtttggaaaatattaaatctgcAATGTTACCTGCACCAGCTGCAGAAACAATTTGAACATCTTTACCAAATGCAATTTTGGTAACATTATGAACTTGACCAGCATGTGACTGAGATACAATTAATATTGGTGGTCTATTCTCTTCCCCCTATTTTTAAAAACGCTatttaataaatcaaatcaaatgatttctttatatttattaccTTTGGAAGTACTTGcagattttttgaaattcCATGATCAGTCCATGTCCAAAACAAACTAGAATTTTGCTTTGCTTCAAATGGTTTGTATATAACACCTATTACAGGTTTGCCTTTGACAGCAACACAAACCATAGTTGTAACATATTGCaacaaattttctaaaaagaggaaagattAACAAACAGTACATGAAAATACAGAAGAATAATAACTTTGCTTAATAAATGCACCTGTAAACTCTTTTGTTGCATCAAGGGGATCGATCCAAACTGTGATATCATTTGAATTTACAATCTCATCCTTAATATTATAATCTCTTAAGCTATTAACTGAGTCTTTCATATTTGAAACTGTTACTTTATCACAATCTTTTGATGCTTCCTCTGATATTACTGTTATATCAGGGAAAGCTTCCAACAAAGAGTGATACATTGCACAATGAGATCTATAATCTGCTTCTGTTACTGGATCATTTATAcctgttaaattaaaaaaggagaGCATAGAATTATTTGTAAGTATGCATTCTGGATGATTGTTTATTCATCATTGTTGCAATTATCATAAACTGGATTACCTTCTTTTGTTTTTCCCTTGctttgtatttcaaatttcacttGATCATGAACTGCTATTACTTCAGAAGCACCAAGTTCAGCTGCCTTTATAGCAGCAGCAAGaagtaattttaaagaaacatttttctcATGGTCACTCGAATATATGGTTCGatttgtatataaatataatacacttaataataatacaattcCGCAGAAAATTGTTCTTCTCATACGTACGCTCATTCTGATATGCATAGCAAAACACCTTCCAGGATTATTTTAAAGTATATTTATcactttgatttattttacaaactaaggcattttaatttatacgtggccatttttaatgtatttaaattttccaatatTGAATCTTCGCGCTCTATACATGAAATTGATAtcgaatatgaaatatacgtttcttttaattttacacaGCTTAGTAATTTATTACATGATTTGTACATAAAGACAGGCTTCATGTAGTTATTCCTTAAATAgttttaactttaatttttgttaaaataatgCAACACGTTAATATATTTCAAGCAAAGCCTTCGGATAGATTGCTCCATTTGTATTAGGTTAGGTACCACGACTGGAATGcgtatcaaaattaatttactccCATTGATacaataattgaattaattaacgtaaaaataaatttacagcaatcatatttaattaaataatttacttcgaattgtattttacatttaaatataaattacaacaAAATTATGTTACCtcaatgtttttttttacaaagTTAAATTCTCATTTCTAAGAATGCAAAAAGCAATAtaacaatcatttttattacagTTCTATAAAAgaacaaattttattgatCAGTAATATTACATGTCAATAATTGCAATAACATTGTGTATAACTTTATCTCAAAAACCAGTTAAACAAcattgttattgcaattaaGATAATTATACAGAATTAGATCAAAGCATTATAGTATACctaaattatacatatttatgtttatatttaattcggattataaaatataatattcattGCAAAGAACTGCTTACCTTTtgctaaaattaatataatgaaaGGAGAATATTAAGTAAATGAGATAACAAGTGAGACAACATTGTAGATTTTTAAAGGTATGCTATTAATAGTGATTActgaaatatattaatttgatACCATTGTACAGTGCACTTTCTACACAAATAATAAAACACTTTCATTGCacattaatataatatgtgcacttctttttccattgttttctcattttgtaatttctttcttctgttCAACTGTGGGATAACATGTACTATTTTTAGTAACCtcgtaataatttataactgGATTATTTAATTCACACATTTTACATCACTTCTTTATTGCAATAATAAGTAATATGTAGCCTTTGCTTTTTCTCTAACTTATGCAcctaatattttaaatatgtgATGAAGTTATTTCAGCAATTTCatctatgaaattttaataattactttAAAACACAAAAAATGTCATTCCACTTGGTCCAGCAATAACTGCACATTGACAAGTTGTTAAGGATTTTAGCAGTTGCTGTTACACACTGTCATCTGTTCAAACACAACAGAGAATGCTACATAATTTGCTTTtcaaaagaatatttattaaataatttaagaatatcatttcttataaaagaaacatataacaataaatatttaattgtattagCCATACATATAATGTTCTACTTACCATGATACCACCACTTTGTTTTCTTGGGATTTTTATTACATGTTCTcacataaaataaattgtcaGGTGGCCTCttctgaaaaataatagttttttaaatacttcATTAGTATTAAGAAGACAAACCATCTTTCTAACCTTTTCTTTACAACTGCTTAACATTGATACAATACTTAAACAAACACTTTGCACGCTTAAAGCTGGAGACCAATCATCGGTTAGAATGGATAAGCATATATGACCATTGCTATACACATGAGGATGCACTGGTATATTTCCACCTATGAAAGTTACTTCTGGCGAATCAAATGGATATTTAGAACTAAATTTGAATTGCAGTTGAAATCGTTCCCCTTCATACAAAGTGCCTTTTGCACCTTCCATGTGAACAATCCATTGTGTTAAATTTTGACCAGCAAGATCTTCATCTACATGCACGCCTGGTGGTGGTTCACGTATTAAAGACATTAATTCTTTCTGTAATCTCCGCTGAAACAATGTTTCAAAACTTTCACTGTTTGATACAGTTtatatattgttttatttaaggTAGAATTTCACAGGATTATGTAAATGGTATTTATTCAATCTGTTATTTATACAAACACATtactattattaaaatatgatttaatattatattttcttttacagcaataatatcaataattaaaaataaaaactgtaTATAAGTATACAAATTAGGGGTAAGTTTTCGTAACGTGAAATGTAATCGATGAGACTTCGCTTGGATCGTTGCCATCAATTCAAACATTACAAAAATATCACGAAAATAGCCAAAATTTTCGTATAGTTAAAAGGAAACGCGTCTTATTTGACGCAAAACGTCATCCAAATTTTGACGAATGACACGCAAAGCAATTTTCATTTCGGGGAGTAGACAACATTTTTCTAATGTTATGAAACACGCTAAACATTAAACGCTTTGATCAAATATTATATGACATTAAAATACAATGATACAGGGAGATAGGTGTACATTACAGAAACTTCAATATTAACTTACCTTCGACGGAGACATTGCCGCCATTGTCGTTATATCGCTTTCCATTGAAAAACATAACCGCTGTTCATTGCAACTTACATGGATTACTTGCTCTGTTCATTCTTCACCTCAAGGacgtaaaattattttaacgatAGTGTTTTGCATTTTCTCCAAATTTTGATTAGTTcgattttatacaaaagaAAAGAGTAGCGTACACTTACAAGGCGTCGTAGCGAAAACTTTGTGTAGATCAGTCAAACTTGACAGCCATGCTTAGATATACTGGGGCAAATATACAATAGACGATTGTtactattttataattatcacATGTATATATACACCTTATTTCTACATATTAAAgctataattttaataaattgaaagcTATAAATGATACGTAACAGCGCAACTACTTTGTAATTCTCAGTAACTAAAACTTTTTCAACTTGTTTCTATTGCAATTTTGAGCACATTACTTACTGgttattactttttaaataaccAATTGAAAAATCGATCACATTGCAGTTATACATTTTGTTTATCCGGTGCAACACTTAAAAAATGACTAAGAATAGTGGAATTATAAGCTGTGTTTGAAATTACTATACACGTGAAATAAAAACAgcatttataataaatattttcaacaattaACATTTTGTAATACGCTAATGAACTTCATACATTGATTACACCCTATAATGTggtatttttgaaaaatcagtTAAATGATTTTATGTAGTAAAAGATAAAGTTGAGTAAGTATTACTATGTTATTATGGTTATCAATTATATATTATCACAAACAAAATCTTTCCATTAAAGGGTGCATTTCTTTTCAGTGCCAATGTAACTAAAAGATAAATTATTCATGACTTCAGCAGAACATTTTATTAGTTTAATTACTGTGGCAAGTGCTAAAAAATTAGCTACTGGACTTGTCCTTTGCTTCATTCTATACCATGGATTGATGCATCTTATTTATGGTAACATACATATTGTTTAACtttcttaaataaaaatactcattgtttaattaattatcatttcttCAGGTAGTGATTCTTGTAAATGGTTATTAACCGAAGGAAGATACAAAGGAGACAAAGAATGGCAACCCTATGGCTGTATGATGCACTATTATACACAAACGTAAGAATTTCAATGTTATAATAAACAGAGtcatatataaattatttcctATTACTATTATTTACAGAGACAGCCGCAGATGCTTGAGATATCTAGCTTTCATGGGCCACCGTAATCATTTTGTATTTACTGGAGATGCCAGAATCAGGCAGTTGTATAAATCTTTCATATCTCAATTTATAGTTGATGGAAAAACATCTGATTTAACAGAATTACTAGATAATTctgatttacattttaatgATGCTCAGCTCAgattaaatgtacaatttttgTGGAGACCTCAATTGGCTAATGCCATGATAGAGGATCTAAGAAGCTGGATGGTAACTCATACTGTGGTCATATGTACTTTGGATATTGATAGTTAAAAATTCTATGTGGACATTAATGATTATGTTCCTTTTAGAAAAATGATGCACCTAGCTTGATTATTGCAGGCTGTGCAGCAATGACAATTCTTGCAAACAACAATAGTGATACACAACTATATTCTGAATATACAATGGGATTAGTAAGACTTGTACAGCCAGTAGACTTTTTGTCTAAAAAGAATACAAAGTATTTGTGGATGCTGCAGGATCCTGTGTTAAAAGAAAGGCTTCCAACTCAATTATCAGGCATAGATAATAGACAGATCAATTTGTGTAATAAAGCAGCAGTAAAAGTAAGATTTCATTCATATATACTTCAATGATCATTCCAAGAGATAATggatttatatatttatcatACACAGATATTGTCTCACAGTGAGGTCCATATATGGGAAAGCAGTAAACTTGTTGGTACAGGTGTCTTAGAACAAAGTCCAGATGGA
This region of Osmia bicornis bicornis chromosome 5, iOsmBic2.1, whole genome shotgun sequence genomic DNA includes:
- the LOC114871189 gene encoding ubiquitin-conjugating enzyme E2 W isoform X2 — translated: MESDITTMAAMSPSKRRLQKELMSLIREPPPGVHVDEDLAGQNLTQWIVHMEGAKGTLYEGERFQLQFKFSSKYPFDSPEVTFIGGNIPVHPHVYSNGHICLSILTDDWSPALSVQSVCLSIVSMLSSCKEKRPPDNLFYVRTCNKNPKKTKWWYHDDSV
- the LOC114871186 gene encoding LOW QUALITY PROTEIN: cell growth-regulating nucleolar protein (The sequence of the model RefSeq protein was modified relative to this genomic sequence to represent the inferred CDS: inserted 1 base in 1 codon; deleted 1 base in 1 codon; substituted 2 bases at 2 genomic stop codons), with translation MVVFTCNNVVNERYKTKGSKHYEFHCRRTPFVSCVDCFKDFRGEEYVAHTKCVTEAERYGGKDYVPKPGANKGERKQQEWINLVNNMLNSETDFTSAERNFLNVLAKYDNIPRKKAKFWNFVKNIMGNRTNAAIIDSVWDKMQTAYQNDMQKTTKQENGKVTEKVDDKKDEDIHQENNVIENQNNENICKENQANGQPNQSNGLHDNDNTATSIKKKKSKKRKVSEIMQEQTEEPVSKKKAKXILQKKQRESKTGLLSVPPVISVIRELKLQTLQLEDTILDYSKSKEEIPXENYRRRXLSQYMKFCSDAVTQEKASSKFNKKLKKVSEVVISDEKVRLA
- the LOC114871187 gene encoding putative inositol monophosphatase 3: MHIRMSVRMRRTIFCGIVLLLSVLYLYTNRTIYSSDHEKNVSLKLLLAAAIKAAELGASEVIAVHDQVKFEIQSKGKTKEGINDPVTEADYRSHCAMYHSLLEAFPDITVISEEASKDCDKVTVSNMKDSVNSLRDYNIKDEIVNSNDITVWIDPLDATKEFTENLLQYVTTMVCVAVKGKPVIGVIYKPFEAKQNSSLFWTWTDHGISKNLQVLPKGEENRPPILIVSQSHAGQVHNVTKIAFGKDVQIVSAAGAGYKFLEVVSKNATAYVHMTAIKKWDICAGTAILTALGGTITQLFDQQSISFGPNDSKILTWGLLATMNNHAWYLDKFSNI
- the LOC114871189 gene encoding ubiquitin-conjugating enzyme E2 W isoform X1 → MESDITTMAAMSPSKRRLQKELMSLIREPPPGVHVDEDLAGQNLTQWIVHMEGAKGTLYEGERFQLQFKFSSKYPFDSPEVTFIGGNIPVHPHVYSNGHICLSILTDDWSPALSVQSVCLSIVSMLSSCKEKKRPPDNLFYVRTCNKNPKKTKWWYHDDSV